GATGGTCGATTTTGCCGATTCCAGAACCTGATCGCTCAGCGACAGATACATTCCGGCATTCTCATTGTTTTTCAGATAGTTCATGAATGACCGGACACGCAGTGACCTGTCCTGATCCATAAGAATGCTGACAAGCTTCGCCGCCCTGTCCAGAGAAAAGGGTTTTATAAGGGCTGTGTCTCTGAACGGCAGACCAGCATCGGAGATTATCAGGAAATCCAGATCTTTCACATGGGGCTTTATCTTCTGTTCGCCGACCTCGTAGAAGGCTTCGGAACCCAGATTGTCGTATAATCCGCCGTCGTAAATGTGTATAGATTCATACACTGGCGGTACTGTTTCCTTTACGCCGGAACCCCACGCTGTTTCACGCTCCCAGACATAATTTCCGGTGGTTATCTCTATGGGGCCGATGCCGATTGGGAATGCCGCCGAAACTGCCATTGCTTTTGCCAGTTTAAAATCGGACGCATCGGTGTACCCTGTTTTGTAGTCGCCCATTGTTGCGTTTTTAAAACGGAACCGCCTGCCGTTTTCGCCGTTTGTTCCGTTGATGGCCCATGCGGGCTTTGTGGGCAGGTCTTTCAGGGTTGTGTGGATTCCCCAAAGCTCCTCAATTGTGTCGGCAACAATTTCGCCTCTGTGCAGAAAGTTTTTCCAGTTCTCAGGGGTGAAAAGCGACCTTATGCCCTCTGTCTGGATGGATGTTGTGGTAAGCATCCGCCTTATTTTCGGCAGAACGTGGATGAGATATGCCTTGCCGTCCGGCCATTTGTAGCCTGCGTTGTGGAACACAAGTCCGGTGAAAAGGCTCCCGCCGGACACGGAGGAAATGTTTGTGACGTTCTTTAGCACTTCGTTTTTTGCGAGAAACTTAAGCACTCCGGCGTGAAATGCCATCGCCCTGACGCCTCCGCCCGAAAGTGACAACCCTAACTTTTTGTCGGCAAAACTTACGCCCATCTCTCCCCCGTCTTCAACACGATTTCATAGTATATCTTGGTATTATTTGATGTCCTCGTATCTTAACACATATTTTGAGACGTGAGTCATTCTAAAATTTTATGAGGCTTAAATATGTTATAATCCATCCCCAGTTCTAAAAATTACTTTTGGAATACCTGTCTTATGCCTGATTTAACGGGAGGACGCCACAAAGAAAATTGCATAAAAACATATATGTGTTATAGTTTTGTGGAGGAAATTTCTATATGTCGAAAGTGTATCTTAAAGTTATTATTTGATGATTATGGAGATAATATGCGAAAGATGATTTTTGTTATATTTACAATAGCATTACCGATACTGTTCGGTTGTGACGGTGGCGATGGTGATATGGTTTCCAGCCCACCTTCTGCCACATTCCCATTGAAAAAGACCGGACAGACATCCTCGTATATTTACCCCGATGACGGATATTTTCAGAGAGGTGTTACACCAAGTTATACAAGAGACAGCGAAACAGGTATTGTGACAGATAATGTTACTGGTCTCATGTGGCAGGATAATGTCTTGAGTTCATCAATGCAATGGGAAACAGCTATCGCAACATGTGAGGATCTGTCTCTGGGCGGATACGATGACTGGAGGCTGCCTACTATAGAAGAAATTGAATCAATAATTGACTATGGACACTATGATCCGGCAATAGATCCAATATTTGTTAGGACTGCTTCGAACACATACTGGTCGCATACTGCCCATGTGAATTCCTTTTATGCATGGCGTATCAACTTTAAGAATGGATTTTCCAGCAAAGATGGTAAGAATAGTAACAACAACGTCATGTGTGTCCGCGGAACTGCTTACCCCGATGCAGAATTTGTTAGAGACAGCGCAACACAGATTGTTGTAGACAAACGTACTGGGCTTATGTGGCAGGATGATGAGTTAGGAGTCAAAAGCTGGGGAGATGCCATTAATTATTGCTTTGACAAGAGGCTTGGAGGCTACAGAGACTGGAGACTCCCAAATATACGTGAGCAGCTTTCCATCGTCGATAGAGGCAGATCTTACCCCGCAATATATCCGGTATTTGTTCATGTGGGGTCAGGCTTGAATTACCACTGGTCATCTACCAGAGTAACAAATGATGATTTTTTGTGGATAGTCAAATTTAGCGAGGGGAACTCTTATGGAGACCGAATGCCCAGCTATAACTACGTTAGGTGTGTTCGTGTCGGACAGTGATTGTTTTGACTTAAACTCTTGCAGATAAGAAGATATAATTATTGGGGTGCTTTATGCGCCCCTATTTGTTTTATAAGCTTTTGCAAATCAGGGATTTCAAAATTTGTTCCGGAGTAAATATGGCTGCCTTCATAAAAAGAAAGTCTTTGTAGATAAGGGGGAAATTTAACGGGCGATGCGGGAGTCGAACCCACTACCTCAGGCTTCGGAGGCCTGCACTCTATCCTAATGAGCTAATCGCCCTTTGCTGAAAAGAACAGTACAATAATCTTCATGTATCTGCAAGTCAAGAACTTCCAGTCCATACTTCATATAATGTCTGCGTATGTCGTAGTGCTCCTCAACGGGGACGCCGGAGAGAACCAGCAGACCGTTTTCGGCCAGTGAGCCGTATATGAAATCTGAGATGGCTGTCAGTATGTCATAATATATATTGGCGAAGATGATATCGAAAGTGCCTTTTATGCAGGTTTCAAATCCGCATACGATATGGTTGTTATCTATATCGTTCAGCTCGTTGCAGAGTTTCGCCGTTGCACAGGCATCGAATGAAACGTCATAGCCGACCACAGAACCCGCACCCAGAAGGGATGCGCAGATGCCCAGAATGCCCGTTCCGCAGCCGACATCAAGCATCTTTTTGCCCGAAAGCTCCATCCGCTCCAGATGTGCGATACAGGCCTTTGTGGTCTCGTGTTCGCCGCTGCCGAACGCACCCTGATAAATCCTTGCGGTGCGGCCGTTTTTAAGCGGAATTTCATGTATTCGTCTTTCCATATGATAAATGGGTTAGCATATGCACCATAGTAAAAGCAATAATATAATGAAAAAGAGTAAAATTCGTTGACAATAGGGCTCTTTCATCATAATTGTATCCATCAACTTTGTATGCGAGGTGCAACGTGGCAGAATTAAAGAAGAAAGCAGCCTATAACGTGGCAATTGCCGGCGCAACAGGCGCAGTCGGCGAAACATTTTTGCAGATACTTGAAGAGAGGAACTTCCCCATCGCAGAGCTGAAGCTTCTGGCTTCCAAACGCTCAGTGGGCAAGGAACTGACGTTCAAGGGCAAAACATATAAAGTTGAAGAGCTCACGCACGACTGTTTCGAGGGTGTGGACATCGCACTTTTCAGCGCAGGCGGCGGCAGAAGCCTTGAATACGCTCCCAGTGCGGTTAAAGCCGGAGCGGTTGTAATCGACAACTCCTCAGCCTACCGTATGGACAAGGACGTACCCCTTGTTGTGCCGGAGGTAAACCCCGAAGATGCATTCAAACACAAAGGCATCATCGCAAACCCCAACTGCACAACCATAATCATGCTTGTGGCTCTCAAACCCCTGTATGACTACTCAAAAGTGAAGAGCGTTGTTGTTTCGTCCTATCAGTCAACATCAGGCGCTGGCGCACAGGCCATGGAAGAGCTTATGAACCAGACAAAGGCCTGGGCGAAAGGCGAGGACATCACTGTTGAGAAATTTGCTCATCAGATACTCTTCAACGTTATCCCCCATGTGGATTCGTTCACTGACAACGGATACACCAAAGAAGAGATGAAGATGTTCAACGAAACAAGAAAGATGCTCCATGACGACGAGATACTGGTTAGCGCAACGTGTGTGCGTGTTCCCACTCTGTCTGCCCACTCCGAGTCGGTCACCATTGAAACCGTAGACCCCATCAGCCCCGAAAAAGCCAGAGAGCTTTTTGCGAAGGCTCCCGGTCTTCAGCTTCTTGACGACCCCTCAAACAATAAATATCCCATGCCCCTGTTCGTTGCCGGCGGCGACGACTGCTTCGTGGGACGTATCAGAACAGACATTTCCAGACCCAACAGCCTTGCTTTTTGGGTTGTGGGCGACCAGCTTCGTAAAGGAGCCGCCACAAACGCTGTACAAATAGCAGAATTGCTGATAAAATAATTACTGTTGACCCGATTTGAGTAACAATTTCCCCGGCTCCAGCCGGACCGGGGAAATTTTTTTGCGTATATAGTAACTTCACTTGATACTAGGCAAATTAAGTGATATTAATTTAGGCGATTTGATGAACCTTGTTAATACAAGACGAGCGTTTATGAATGGTTTTCGGACGTATTTTCATTAGTTATTAATAATAATAGGGATGATGTGCGTTGTGAATCAATAATTGCTTGATTTTAGGGGTTCATGTGTGTATATAATTTTAACTTCTTGATGTTAGGAGGTTGTAGTGAACAAGAAAGAGCTTATTGAGAAGATCGCAGAGCTGTCAGGTCTTAAAAAATCCGACGCTGAGAAAGCACTGAAAGCTTTCGAAGAAGCTACAGTAGAAGCACTGAAAGCTAACGACAAGGTTACACTTGTTGGTTTCGGAACTTTCTCTGTATCTGAAAGAAAAGAGCGTAAAGGCAGGAACCCCCAGAGCGGAAAAGAAATGACTATTCCCTCTAAAAAAGTTCCCAAATTTACTGCCGGCAAGCTTTTCAAAGATTCCATCGGCTAAGACGATATTTTTGAATAGTTTTCGTATAAAAGCCCTTCGCAGAGATGCCGAGGGCTTTTTTTATTGCTGATTTGCCTTTGTATGGTATATTTGACATGTAGAGTAAAATTATTTTACATTTATTATTGTTAAACAAATAGCCTTGAATGGCTGGACAAGTTGTTTGTATTGCTTTATAATCGAAGTTTACTGTGTGAAATATCGGTAGAAAATTGCAGAGGCGGTATGAGCAGAGACTTTTTCGGGTTTAAAGTTGAGCCTTTCAGTGTTCACCCCGACAACAGGTATTTTTTTTCATCCATTTCCCATGACAGAGCTATAACCCTGCTGGAATACGGCATCAACAGCCGCAAAGGCTTTATGCTTCTCACAGGGCTTAAGGGCACCGGAAAGACCATGACCTGCAGCATCCTCAGAGAGGGGCTTTCAGGTGTCAATACCGTTGTGGTTTCGTCCGGAATAAAAGAGCCGGGAAAACTTCTTGAGGACATCTGCTCCGGTTTCGGACTGGACAGAGCTTCGTCATGCTCTCAGTCTGCTTTCGGCTGCCTTATGGATTTCTTTGTGGGCGAATATAAGGACGGAAGAAACAACCTTATAATAATAGACGATGCCGAGGGCATATCAGACGAGAGTCTTGAGCTGCTCAACAGCTTTCTGGATATCGAGATTGAACAGTGCAAGCTGGTTCAGGTCATTCTCTGCGGTTCCCCTGCACTCCACGACAGGCTGAAGAACGTCAGCAGCCGTCTTGGTCCCAAATTCACATTCACAGTTGAGCTGGCCGCACTCTCCCTGAAGGATACTGCGGACTACGTTGAGCACAGGCTTAAGAAAGCCCTCGGAGATGAGTTTCCGCTCTTCAGAAAAAGCTCCTACGTCGAAATATATCACTACACCAAGGGCATCCCCTCGGAAATAAACCGCGTCGCTCAGAAGGCAATTGAGATAGCCAACGACAGCAAAGCCTCCAGAGTGAACGCCGCACATGTTAAACAGGCCGCCGCCATGCTTTACGGTGTCAGCAGACGCAGAACGGTCAATGTTATGCCTGTTGCCGCAGTATTCCTGCTGATGACGGCTCTGGTGGTCTATCTGCTGATGAGAGACGGCAGAAAAGACGAGGTGGCCATCGTTGAGCCGCCTGCTGTCACTCAGGAACAGGCTCCTGTTGTTGAAGAGCCAGCCGCACCTGCGGAAGAGGCTGTTCAGCCACCTGTTGCGGAAGCTCCTGCTGTTGAACCCGAACCGGAACCCGTTAAGCCCGAACCTGTAAAAGAGGAACCGCCCGCCGCTGTAGTGCCTGCACATCCTGAGTTTGGCTGTGTCACTGCCGGAAGCGGTCTTAAAATACGCAAAACACCCTCCAGAAACGCCGCCAGCATAGGAAATGCGCCTTACAGATCGAAAGTTGTCCTTATAAGCCATACGGATGACGGCGAATGGTGGCAGGTGCGCTTTAAAGGTGTCGAGGGCTACATGTTTGCGGAGTTTGTCAAACCCACTGAATCCGGGGAGTGCCGCTGATCAGAACAAAACCCTTCATTCTGCTTATTATCTTTGCTCTGCTGATGTCAGGATGCGGAACAAAGGCTAAGTTCAGAAGCTATGACCGACAGCTGGATGATATCCGTTCCGACGTACGCAATATCCGTCTGATAACGGATCAGATGCGCAACGAGCTTGTGACCCTGAAGACGTCCGTTGACGTTGTCGGCGAAAATATCGACAGGCAGTCGAAGGACATTGAGGTTGCCAAGAAGAACCAGCAGCTTCTGGTGGAAACCCTTGATGTTATGAAAGAGACTGTGCTCAAGCTTGAAACGGCCACTATCCCCGACAAAAAGGAAGAGATCGCCAAGGCTGTTAAAGAGGCCGACAGCACCCAGATAAACGTTGTGACGAAGAAAGAGAACGGTGTGACGAAGATTCAGCCTCTGGTGAAGCCCGTTCCTGAACCCGATAAGGGCGGACGGAAGTACACCACAGGGGTGAACATAGACACCACAAAGACCGGATTCGGCTATGTGGTGAAAGACGGTGTTATCCTCTGGAAAGCTCCTACGAAAAACTCCGACGTTCAGGAAGTTCTGATAGCCTGGCAGCAGGTGACCATCCTCGGCGCAGTCAAGAACGAGGGCGACAACTGGCTCCGTATCAAAACTCAGGACTACACCGGATTTGTTGACTCAAAATTTGTAATATCCTCGGAATGAACATGCTCAATGAAATTTTCAAAAAATCACTGAATAACATAGAAATAACCGCTGACGAGTTCAATGTTCTGGTGAATGCCGACCTTGATGAACTCATTTCCTGCGCTGAACGGATAAAGCTGAAATATATGGGTTCCGCTCCCCAGACCTGTGCCATAATTAATGCCAGAAGCGGCCTCTGCTCTGAAAACTGCGCCTTCTGTGCCCAGTCCTCACATTTTTCCACCGGTGCACCTGTCTATAAATATATAGAGCTTGAGCGAATCGAGGCGGCGGCGAAGGATCTGGCGGCCAGAGGAGTTGAGCGGT
This genomic stretch from Seleniivibrio woodruffii harbors:
- a CDS encoding patatin-like phospholipase family protein encodes the protein MGVSFADKKLGLSLSGGGVRAMAFHAGVLKFLAKNEVLKNVTNISSVSGGSLFTGLVFHNAGYKWPDGKAYLIHVLPKIRRMLTTTSIQTEGIRSLFTPENWKNFLHRGEIVADTIEELWGIHTTLKDLPTKPAWAINGTNGENGRRFRFKNATMGDYKTGYTDASDFKLAKAMAVSAAFPIGIGPIEITTGNYVWERETAWGSGVKETVPPVYESIHIYDGGLYDNLGSEAFYEVGEQKIKPHVKDLDFLIISDAGLPFRDTALIKPFSLDRAAKLVSILMDQDRSLRVRSFMNYLKNNENAGMYLSLSDQVLESAKSTIPPADIATARYYPTTLDQMTERDFDTLVECGYQVAAFNSK
- a CDS encoding 50S ribosomal protein L11 methyltransferase produces the protein MERRIHEIPLKNGRTARIYQGAFGSGEHETTKACIAHLERMELSGKKMLDVGCGTGILGICASLLGAGSVVGYDVSFDACATAKLCNELNDIDNNHIVCGFETCIKGTFDIIFANIYYDILTAISDFIYGSLAENGLLVLSGVPVEEHYDIRRHYMKYGLEVLDLQIHEDYCTVLFSKGRLAH
- a CDS encoding aspartate-semialdehyde dehydrogenase; amino-acid sequence: MAELKKKAAYNVAIAGATGAVGETFLQILEERNFPIAELKLLASKRSVGKELTFKGKTYKVEELTHDCFEGVDIALFSAGGGRSLEYAPSAVKAGAVVIDNSSAYRMDKDVPLVVPEVNPEDAFKHKGIIANPNCTTIIMLVALKPLYDYSKVKSVVVSSYQSTSGAGAQAMEELMNQTKAWAKGEDITVEKFAHQILFNVIPHVDSFTDNGYTKEEMKMFNETRKMLHDDEILVSATCVRVPTLSAHSESVTIETVDPISPEKARELFAKAPGLQLLDDPSNNKYPMPLFVAGGDDCFVGRIRTDISRPNSLAFWVVGDQLRKGAATNAVQIAELLIK
- a CDS encoding HU family DNA-binding protein, whose product is MNKKELIEKIAELSGLKKSDAEKALKAFEEATVEALKANDKVTLVGFGTFSVSERKERKGRNPQSGKEMTIPSKKVPKFTAGKLFKDSIG
- a CDS encoding SH3 domain-containing protein, with translation MPLIRTKPFILLIIFALLMSGCGTKAKFRSYDRQLDDIRSDVRNIRLITDQMRNELVTLKTSVDVVGENIDRQSKDIEVAKKNQQLLVETLDVMKETVLKLETATIPDKKEEIAKAVKEADSTQINVVTKKENGVTKIQPLVKPVPEPDKGGRKYTTGVNIDTTKTGFGYVVKDGVILWKAPTKNSDVQEVLIAWQQVTILGAVKNEGDNWLRIKTQDYTGFVDSKFVISSE
- a CDS encoding AAA family ATPase; translation: MSRDFFGFKVEPFSVHPDNRYFFSSISHDRAITLLEYGINSRKGFMLLTGLKGTGKTMTCSILREGLSGVNTVVVSSGIKEPGKLLEDICSGFGLDRASSCSQSAFGCLMDFFVGEYKDGRNNLIIIDDAEGISDESLELLNSFLDIEIEQCKLVQVILCGSPALHDRLKNVSSRLGPKFTFTVELAALSLKDTADYVEHRLKKALGDEFPLFRKSSYVEIYHYTKGIPSEINRVAQKAIEIANDSKASRVNAAHVKQAAAMLYGVSRRRTVNVMPVAAVFLLMTALVVYLLMRDGRKDEVAIVEPPAVTQEQAPVVEEPAAPAEEAVQPPVAEAPAVEPEPEPVKPEPVKEEPPAAVVPAHPEFGCVTAGSGLKIRKTPSRNAASIGNAPYRSKVVLISHTDDGEWWQVRFKGVEGYMFAEFVKPTESGECR
- a CDS encoding DUF1566 domain-containing protein; this translates as MRKMIFVIFTIALPILFGCDGGDGDMVSSPPSATFPLKKTGQTSSYIYPDDGYFQRGVTPSYTRDSETGIVTDNVTGLMWQDNVLSSSMQWETAIATCEDLSLGGYDDWRLPTIEEIESIIDYGHYDPAIDPIFVRTASNTYWSHTAHVNSFYAWRINFKNGFSSKDGKNSNNNVMCVRGTAYPDAEFVRDSATQIVVDKRTGLMWQDDELGVKSWGDAINYCFDKRLGGYRDWRLPNIREQLSIVDRGRSYPAIYPVFVHVGSGLNYHWSSTRVTNDDFLWIVKFSEGNSYGDRMPSYNYVRCVRVGQ